One region of Phycisphaerales bacterium genomic DNA includes:
- a CDS encoding glycosyltransferase: MLIPGFFTAMGWLFLAHPRIGIVCPYSFDVPGGVQNHVRDLAEALLKLGHEVSVLAPADDD, translated from the coding sequence GTGCTCATCCCCGGCTTCTTCACGGCAATGGGCTGGCTGTTCTTGGCGCACCCACGCATCGGCATCGTGTGCCCGTACTCCTTCGACGTGCCCGGCGGCGTGCAGAACCACGTCCGGGACCTGGCCGAGGCGCTGCTGAAACTGGGGCACGAGGTGAGCGTGCTGGCCCCGGCCGACGACGACG